A DNA window from Paenibacillus andongensis contains the following coding sequences:
- a CDS encoding DUF1761 domain-containing protein, with product MNLLEVNYLAVLVATLSTMILGFLWYSPVLFGNAWVKLRNMKMEEMKGGSPLTYILTALTALGGAFILALLLTLGSETTWLTGLMIGLIIGLSISLKIGMNYLFENSKLQLYFITIGYHLVSYLIAGIIIGAWQS from the coding sequence GTGAATCTATTAGAAGTAAACTACCTGGCCGTACTTGTGGCGACATTAAGCACCATGATACTTGGATTCCTGTGGTATTCACCGGTCTTATTCGGAAACGCATGGGTCAAGCTGCGCAATATGAAAATGGAAGAGATGAAAGGTGGAAGCCCACTCACTTACATCCTCACGGCACTAACAGCGCTAGGTGGTGCTTTTATCTTGGCACTTCTCTTAACACTTGGAAGTGAGACAACTTGGTTGACAGGGCTTATGATTGGCCTTATTATCGGACTGAGCATTTCGCTGAAAATCGGAATGAATTATTTGTTTGAGAACAGCAAGCTGCAGCTTTATTTCATCACCATCGGCTACCACTTGGTATCCTATTTGATTGCTGGCATTATCATTGGAGCCTGGCAGTCGTAA
- a CDS encoding response regulator, protein MIILDDHPLVRKGIRTVVSSGQSMNVVGEAANVKEALRLLEQTNPDLVLVDLNLGNENGLDLIREARRSGHTCKYIILTSSVTRSELQLAQSMQVEGICLKEAFPEDLLYAVESVARGRKYYDPVLMGSMMGDKPRSEEQELSELTPKELEVLMSLGKGLSNKEIASALYITEFTVKKHVSQVLAKLVLADRTQAALYAYPKDLCNSKCSDKYKERSAGINPPNLFCLIGQAVPRSHLQTYCISPYDS, encoded by the coding sequence ATGATTATCCTTGATGATCACCCGCTTGTTCGCAAAGGAATTCGCACGGTTGTATCATCCGGCCAATCGATGAATGTTGTTGGGGAAGCTGCGAATGTGAAGGAGGCTCTACGGCTGCTTGAGCAGACAAACCCTGATCTGGTACTCGTTGATTTAAATTTGGGGAACGAAAATGGACTGGACTTGATTCGAGAGGCCAGGCGGTCAGGCCATACTTGCAAATACATCATTTTAACCTCATCGGTAACTCGAAGTGAGCTTCAATTAGCCCAATCTATGCAGGTTGAAGGCATCTGTCTGAAAGAAGCATTTCCCGAAGACTTGTTATATGCCGTTGAAAGCGTTGCCCGTGGTCGCAAATACTATGATCCTGTCTTAATGGGATCTATGATGGGCGATAAACCCCGCAGCGAAGAACAGGAACTATCTGAATTAACACCCAAAGAGCTAGAAGTCCTTATGTCTCTTGGCAAAGGACTTTCCAATAAGGAAATCGCCAGCGCCCTCTATATAACAGAATTTACAGTGAAAAAGCATGTGAGTCAGGTGTTAGCCAAATTAGTTTTAGCTGATCGCACGCAAGCCGCCTTATACGCTTATCCAAAGGACTTGTGCAATTCGAAATGCAGCGATAAATACAAGGAAAGATCCGCCGGAATTAACCCGCCGAATCTTTTTTGCCTTATAGGTCAAGCAGTTCCGCGATCTCACTTACAAACCTATTGTATCTCGCCATACGATTCGTGA
- the pdaA gene encoding delta-lactam-biosynthetic de-N-acetylase produces the protein MLLGQATMVSADGSYHFGFKKSVNGQPPSIDEEGFKSLLKQRGAIFTGDPAIKELYLTFDNGYEQGYTGKILDVLKEKQVPAIFFVTGHYIKTEPELLKRMAQEGHLIGNHSWSHPDMSQISAERIQKELNQVRDEVSALTGQKEMRYLRAPRGIFNSQSLAVSQALGYTNVFWSVAYRDWEPKHQKGWEYAYKNVMAQLHPGAVILLHSVSKDNTEALARIIDDAKSKGYQFKSLDEMQSRTP, from the coding sequence ATGCTGCTCGGGCAAGCGACGATGGTATCTGCCGATGGGTCATATCATTTTGGGTTTAAGAAAAGCGTAAACGGACAGCCTCCGTCGATTGATGAAGAAGGCTTCAAAAGCCTTTTGAAGCAGCGAGGGGCAATTTTCACAGGCGATCCAGCCATCAAGGAATTGTACTTAACCTTCGATAATGGTTATGAGCAGGGCTATACCGGTAAGATTCTGGACGTGCTGAAGGAAAAGCAGGTACCTGCGATCTTTTTCGTGACGGGGCATTATATCAAGACGGAACCTGAGCTGTTAAAGCGAATGGCACAGGAAGGTCACTTGATCGGCAACCATTCTTGGAGCCATCCGGATATGAGTCAAATATCGGCAGAACGCATCCAGAAAGAACTAAATCAAGTGAGAGATGAGGTCAGCGCTCTCACTGGGCAAAAGGAGATGCGCTATCTGCGCGCACCGCGGGGAATATTTAATAGTCAATCGTTAGCCGTTAGTCAGGCGCTTGGCTATACGAACGTATTTTGGTCCGTCGCTTACCGCGATTGGGAGCCGAAGCATCAGAAGGGCTGGGAATACGCCTACAAAAATGTGATGGCGCAGCTGCATCCAGGTGCCGTCATTTTGCTCCATTCGGTGTCCAAGGATAACACGGAAGCACTGGCGAGAATCATTGACGATGCGAAGAGTAAGGGCTACCAGTTCAAGAGTCTCGATGAGATGCAAAGTCGGACGCCGTAA
- the trxB gene encoding thioredoxin-disulfide reductase produces MHHKAIIIGTGPAGLTAAIYLARANMSPLVIEGIQPGGQLTTTTEVDNFPGFPDGITGPELMDNMRKQALRFGATIQSGRVTEVDMSKRPFTLFLEDGGQLTADSLIISTGATAKKLGIPGESDNIGKGVSTCATCDGFFFRNKKIIVIGGGDTAMEEAQFLTRFASEVRVVHRRNDLKASKIMQDHARGNQKVAWSLNRTPLEVVAGPLGVTGLKVLNNATGEEELLEADGIFLAIGHTPNTGFLGGQLPTDELGYLQVIPGTSQTTVPGVFACGDVQDRIYRQAITSAGSGCMAALDCERFISEQHA; encoded by the coding sequence ATGCATCACAAAGCGATCATTATCGGAACTGGACCTGCGGGGTTAACTGCAGCGATTTACTTGGCAAGGGCGAACATGTCGCCTCTAGTCATAGAAGGTATCCAGCCTGGAGGGCAGCTAACTACCACCACAGAAGTAGACAACTTCCCAGGATTCCCGGATGGCATCACGGGGCCGGAGTTGATGGATAATATGCGCAAACAGGCATTGCGTTTCGGCGCTACGATTCAGTCAGGTCGGGTCACTGAAGTCGATATGTCCAAACGTCCATTCACTTTGTTCTTAGAGGATGGCGGGCAATTGACGGCGGATTCGCTGATCATTTCCACAGGGGCAACGGCTAAGAAACTGGGTATCCCCGGTGAATCCGATAATATCGGGAAAGGCGTTAGCACCTGTGCAACTTGCGATGGATTTTTCTTCAGGAACAAGAAGATTATCGTGATTGGCGGTGGGGATACAGCGATGGAGGAAGCGCAGTTCTTGACTCGATTCGCTTCCGAGGTGCGCGTTGTGCATCGTCGTAACGATCTGAAAGCATCGAAAATCATGCAAGATCACGCCCGCGGCAATCAAAAAGTGGCCTGGAGCCTCAATCGGACACCACTTGAAGTTGTAGCTGGACCTCTCGGAGTAACTGGACTTAAAGTGCTCAATAACGCAACGGGTGAGGAAGAGCTGCTGGAGGCCGATGGGATTTTTCTAGCGATTGGGCATACTCCGAATACTGGCTTTCTAGGCGGACAGCTGCCAACAGATGAGCTCGGATATTTGCAGGTTATTCCCGGAACTTCCCAAACGACTGTTCCCGGCGTATTCGCCTGTGGGGATGTTCAGGATCGCATCTATCGCCAAGCGATTACTTCAGCAGGAAGCGGTTGTATGGCGGCACTAGATTGTGAAAGATTTATTTCAGAACAGCATGCTTAA
- the trxA gene encoding thioredoxin has product MSVKQISDATFNNEIEAGIVLVDFWAPWCGPCKIIAPILDELSAEIGDAAKIVKINVDDNPESASKYNVMSIPTLLVFKDGQLVDQLVGVQPKEKLKAVIDKA; this is encoded by the coding sequence ATGTCAGTAAAACAAATTTCCGATGCCACTTTTAACAACGAAATTGAAGCGGGTATTGTACTTGTAGATTTTTGGGCACCTTGGTGCGGACCTTGTAAAATAATCGCTCCGATCCTAGATGAACTATCTGCTGAGATCGGCGATGCAGCCAAAATCGTGAAAATCAACGTGGATGATAACCCAGAATCTGCTTCCAAATATAACGTCATGAGTATCCCTACACTGCTCGTTTTCAAAGATGGTCAATTGGTTGATCAATTGGTTGGGGTGCAACCCAAAGAGAAACTTAAAGCTGTTATTGATAAAGCCTAA
- the tpx gene encoding thiol peroxidase, which translates to MTQVQERTGVATVGGNPVTLLGPEIKVGDQAPDFKVNKDLMTEVSLSDYAGKVKLISVVPSVDTGTCDAQTRRFNVEADKLGDNVVILTISVDLPFALSRFCGAAGIDKVQTLSDYKSRAFGQAYGVLIKEIQLDQRAIFILDENNTVRYVEYLTEMKEHPNYDAALEALKELV; encoded by the coding sequence ATGACACAGGTACAAGAACGCACAGGGGTAGCAACAGTTGGAGGAAATCCAGTTACCTTGCTGGGACCAGAGATTAAGGTTGGCGATCAAGCGCCAGATTTTAAGGTAAATAAGGATTTGATGACAGAGGTAAGCCTATCGGATTATGCAGGCAAAGTGAAGTTGATTTCGGTCGTCCCTTCCGTGGATACAGGTACATGCGATGCACAGACGCGGCGCTTCAATGTGGAAGCAGATAAGCTTGGGGATAATGTCGTCATTTTGACAATTTCGGTGGATCTTCCTTTTGCGCTGAGTCGTTTCTGCGGGGCTGCAGGCATTGATAAAGTCCAAACCTTGTCTGATTATAAAAGCCGCGCTTTCGGTCAAGCGTATGGTGTCTTGATTAAAGAGATTCAGCTCGATCAGCGTGCGATATTCATCTTGGATGAGAACAATACGGTTCGTTATGTGGAGTATTTAACGGAGATGAAGGAGCATCCAAATTATGATGCGGCTTTAGAGGCTTTGAAGGAACTTGTGTAA
- a CDS encoding UvrD-helicase domain-containing protein encodes MKQVINLTSLSIYPTPLGTKQTIERPIPHARMALLTTSSDFVSDSDRDAYFFRDLENNQILLNEAQVQAVRHFKGPLLTLAGAGSGKTTVLVCRVAYLLRVHRVHPSNLLLITFSKKAAEEMRERLTSMPGLDHSMTNTMQVRTFHAFCLRLLRMNGLQQEILSDSRYQQIVFKRIMLGMGLQDTYQPEVLISLLSSYKMQLIDIEDLPEGTEEDKEVKRIFMQYEQWKMEQQKIDFDDILIKAYHLLQQNADVLRSLQRKFTYISVDEFQDTNTVQYEIIQMIAKNHENLMVVGDDDQTIYSFNGARNEFILQFHEKYPAAKTVTLDINYRSTSSIVGLGNAIIKHNVQRKSKTLLATKESDRKPQYVKPMNSDDEADWLINDIRIKVAEGGSQYGDFAILYRTASNSRAIIEQLILHNLPFVDYGSNDSFYDQWMVKPIIDHLRLAHERRNFEAIEGVLPSLYIGRDQGMRIIQDQEAIQAKKWPLIHLLGLPQLKDFQKEKLKSRIRLLKSLADMKPLEAVQAIRKDFYDAFLETNKRSKLTHHREMLKETLDELESSAKRFDSVEQFLYFIHEVAEKRTEMSRLQKDQFANKISLMTIHKSKGLEFPIVYLLCAIEGNMPHSTALDASHLDDVKMAGVVGRDKGTAALEEERRLAYVAVTRAKAELLISSPAFYRGKKAEPSRFLLSAFPGADLLESRKPAAAVGSAAARRPAAAGKPAAATERVAAWICEQAGCKAWSRISSPQEAKLAAKACPLCSAAMVKGSRMVTLTR; translated from the coding sequence ATGAAACAGGTGATCAATTTGACTTCTCTTTCTATTTACCCTACACCATTAGGCACGAAACAAACCATAGAGCGGCCAATTCCGCATGCGCGTATGGCGCTTTTAACGACTAGTTCCGATTTTGTGTCAGATAGCGATCGTGACGCTTACTTTTTCCGCGACTTGGAAAATAATCAGATTCTACTGAATGAAGCGCAGGTTCAAGCTGTGCGCCATTTCAAAGGCCCCTTACTTACCCTGGCTGGAGCCGGTTCCGGGAAAACAACTGTTTTGGTGTGCCGAGTCGCTTATTTACTGCGTGTGCACCGGGTTCATCCGTCGAATTTATTGTTGATTACTTTTTCGAAAAAAGCAGCCGAAGAGATGAGGGAACGCCTCACATCCATGCCAGGCCTTGATCATAGTATGACCAATACGATGCAGGTTCGGACATTTCACGCTTTTTGCCTAAGATTATTGCGAATGAACGGCTTACAACAAGAAATTCTGAGCGATAGCCGCTATCAGCAAATTGTCTTCAAGCGCATCATGCTAGGCATGGGGCTGCAGGATACCTACCAACCCGAAGTGCTCATTTCCTTGCTTTCTTCTTATAAAATGCAGCTGATCGATATCGAAGACCTCCCTGAAGGAACAGAAGAAGATAAAGAAGTGAAGCGGATTTTCATGCAGTATGAGCAGTGGAAAATGGAGCAGCAGAAGATTGATTTTGATGATATTTTGATCAAAGCCTACCACTTATTGCAGCAAAATGCCGATGTCCTGCGCTCGCTGCAGCGAAAATTCACTTATATCAGCGTCGATGAGTTTCAGGATACGAATACCGTGCAATACGAAATCATTCAAATGATTGCAAAGAATCACGAGAATTTGATGGTCGTTGGTGACGATGACCAGACGATTTATTCGTTTAATGGGGCGCGAAATGAATTTATTCTACAGTTCCATGAAAAGTATCCTGCTGCCAAGACGGTCACTCTTGATATTAATTACCGTTCTACTTCAAGCATCGTCGGTCTGGGGAATGCCATTATCAAACACAACGTGCAGCGGAAGTCGAAGACCCTCCTTGCCACGAAGGAAAGTGATCGGAAGCCGCAGTACGTGAAACCCATGAATAGCGATGACGAGGCCGATTGGTTAATTAACGACATTCGGATTAAAGTAGCCGAGGGTGGCAGCCAATATGGCGATTTCGCTATTTTGTATCGGACAGCCAGCAACAGTCGGGCGATTATTGAGCAGTTGATTCTTCATAATCTGCCCTTTGTGGACTACGGAAGCAATGACTCCTTCTACGATCAGTGGATGGTGAAGCCGATTATTGATCACTTAAGGCTTGCCCATGAGCGGCGCAATTTCGAAGCGATAGAAGGTGTCCTCCCTTCATTATATATAGGACGAGACCAAGGCATGCGGATTATTCAAGATCAGGAAGCGATTCAGGCGAAAAAGTGGCCGCTCATCCACCTGCTCGGTCTGCCGCAGCTGAAAGATTTTCAGAAAGAAAAGCTGAAAAGTCGCATTCGACTCCTTAAATCGCTTGCTGATATGAAGCCACTCGAAGCGGTTCAGGCGATTCGCAAGGATTTCTATGATGCTTTCCTAGAGACGAACAAGCGCAGCAAGCTGACGCATCACAGAGAGATGCTGAAGGAAACGCTGGACGAGCTGGAATCTTCCGCCAAGCGGTTCGATAGTGTGGAGCAATTTCTTTATTTTATCCATGAGGTCGCGGAAAAACGCACCGAAATGAGTCGGCTCCAAAAAGATCAATTCGCGAATAAAATTTCGCTCATGACGATTCATAAATCGAAGGGACTGGAGTTCCCGATCGTGTACTTGCTCTGTGCGATTGAGGGCAATATGCCGCATAGCACGGCACTCGATGCCAGCCATCTGGACGATGTGAAGATGGCTGGGGTTGTTGGGCGCGACAAGGGAACCGCCGCGCTGGAGGAAGAACGGCGACTCGCCTACGTCGCGGTCACGCGCGCCAAGGCGGAGCTGCTGATCAGCTCGCCGGCGTTCTATCGCGGGAAGAAGGCGGAGCCTTCCCGCTTCCTGCTGTCCGCGTTCCCTGGAGCGGACTTGTTAGAGAGCCGCAAGCCTGCTGCGGCTGTGGGTTCAGCAGCGGCGCGGCGCCCGGCCGCTGCTGGGAAGCCCGCCGCCGCGACTGAGCGGGTCGCGGCGTGGATCTGCGAGCAGGCCGGCTGCAAGGCCTGGTCGCGCATCTCTTCGCCGCAGGAAGCGAAGCTTGCGGCGAAGGCGTGCCCCTTGTGCAGCGCAGCCATGGTCAAGGGCAGCCGCATGGTTACGCTCACTCGTTGA
- a CDS encoding YihY/virulence factor BrkB family protein, which produces MGISYLKLLWTQFEKHDATGLAAQCAYYFLLSLFPFLLFILSLLGYLPFTSDDVIGLIKEYIPGAVAGWLEEMLSNLLDVKRGGALSFGLILALVSASAAMNAIVIAVNKAYGLPERKSFIHSRFLAVMLTLGMLIVIASALLLSVFGHWIGDWTLAHIPISTKHVALWNNLRWIVNFIIIFVVFIGIYYIAPNTCLTCKSVLPGAIFAAVGWQLTSFGFSFYVNNFTNYSATYGSVGGIIVLMTWFYISALIIIIGGEINAIRHVKNQIHRVPLDKKDTTTNKNRI; this is translated from the coding sequence ATGGGGATATCTTACTTAAAATTGCTTTGGACTCAATTCGAGAAGCACGATGCCACGGGGCTTGCTGCCCAATGCGCTTACTATTTTCTGCTATCGCTGTTTCCCTTTCTACTCTTCATTTTGAGTTTATTAGGGTATTTGCCATTTACGTCGGATGATGTCATAGGACTCATTAAAGAATATATTCCGGGGGCCGTCGCCGGTTGGCTCGAGGAAATGCTTAGCAATCTGCTTGATGTAAAAAGAGGAGGCGCACTTTCCTTCGGGTTAATATTGGCTTTGGTGAGTGCCAGCGCAGCGATGAATGCGATCGTCATTGCTGTTAACAAAGCTTACGGGCTGCCGGAGCGCAAAAGCTTCATACACTCGCGTTTTCTCGCTGTGATGCTAACGCTGGGCATGCTCATTGTCATCGCTTCAGCACTGCTGCTCAGCGTGTTTGGCCATTGGATTGGGGATTGGACGCTTGCCCACATTCCGATATCAACGAAACATGTGGCTTTGTGGAATAACCTGCGCTGGATTGTGAACTTTATCATCATATTTGTGGTTTTCATCGGCATCTACTATATAGCGCCTAATACATGTCTGACCTGCAAAAGCGTCCTTCCTGGAGCGATTTTCGCGGCAGTTGGGTGGCAATTAACATCCTTCGGCTTCTCCTTCTATGTCAACAATTTCACCAACTACAGCGCCACTTATGGCAGTGTCGGGGGAATCATCGTGCTCATGACGTGGTTCTATATTTCGGCGCTCATCATTATCATCGGCGGTGAAATTAATGCGATTAGGCATGTGAAGAATCAGATTCATAGGGTGCCATTAGATAAAAAGGATACGACAACGAATAAAAACCGAATCTGA
- a CDS encoding aquaporin — protein MGAIIYVGILSFSRSYAGHSAINSSWRNCKRVAGIAIGGMVGLEALFAGPISGASMNPARSLRRLLSREHTTICGFILSLRLWAQF, from the coding sequence ATGGGAGCAATCATTTATGTTGGAATTCTTTCTTTCTCTCGCTCTTATGCTGGTCATTCCGCTATCAATAGTTCATGGAGAAACTGTAAAAGGGTTGCTGGTATAGCAATCGGAGGGATGGTCGGCTTAGAGGCTTTGTTCGCCGGACCGATCAGCGGTGCTTCAATGAATCCAGCTCGATCACTGCGCCGGCTATTGTCTCGGGAACATACGACTATATGTGGGTTTATATTGTCGCTACGGTTATGGGCGCAATTCTAG
- a CDS encoding aquaporin has product MQRCLLAEFIGIFMLVFTGTGAVMVNSLTDLIPHISIAITFGLIVVVLIYAVGHISGAHFNPAVMVVFLICGDIDAITTIGYLSTQIAGAILASSVLLGLFGNIAHLGATLPSGHGSNHLCWNSFFLSLLCWSFRYQ; this is encoded by the coding sequence ATGCAGAGATGCTTATTAGCTGAATTTATCGGAATATTCATGTTGGTATTTACGGGGACAGGTGCGGTTATGGTCAATAGCTTGACAGATCTTATTCCACACATCAGCATCGCAATAACATTTGGCCTCATTGTGGTAGTTCTAATTTATGCAGTTGGTCATATTTCAGGGGCTCACTTTAATCCGGCGGTTATGGTTGTTTTCTTGATATGCGGTGATATCGACGCTATAACGACAATTGGGTATCTTAGTACGCAAATAGCTGGCGCGATATTGGCAAGTTCCGTATTGCTTGGGTTGTTCGGGAACATCGCTCATCTAGGAGCTACGCTTCCAAGCGGTCATGGGAGCAATCATTTATGTTGGAATTCTTTCTTTCTCTCGCTCTTATGCTGGTCATTCCGCTATCAATAG
- a CDS encoding TetR/AcrR family transcriptional regulator, protein MENLIDIKKQEQRLTKKGKETRARIVAAAAKLMFERGVAGTSVEDVQGEAKVSASQLYHYFKEKRELVLAVIVYQTECVLDAQEPLLSHLDSMEALRTWRDAIVQVQIERQCQGGCSIGSLASELADTEPEARTELASGFVQWEHSIRRGLRAMHERGELRADGDPDGLALALLTALQGGLLLTKVRRETSPLEAGLDAMLAHIRSFIV, encoded by the coding sequence ATGGAAAACTTAATTGATATCAAAAAGCAAGAGCAACGGCTGACGAAAAAGGGAAAAGAGACACGAGCGCGTATCGTCGCCGCCGCCGCCAAACTGATGTTTGAGCGAGGTGTTGCCGGTACAAGCGTGGAAGACGTTCAGGGGGAGGCGAAGGTAAGCGCCTCTCAGCTATATCATTATTTCAAGGAAAAGCGAGAGCTCGTTCTGGCGGTCATTGTGTATCAGACCGAGTGTGTACTGGATGCCCAGGAGCCTTTACTGAGCCATCTGGACAGTATGGAGGCGCTGCGAACTTGGCGGGATGCGATCGTACAAGTTCAGATTGAACGGCAATGTCAGGGGGGGTGTTCCATCGGCTCGCTTGCCAGCGAGCTGGCAGATACGGAACCGGAGGCTCGTACCGAACTCGCGTCCGGATTTGTACAGTGGGAGCACTCCATTAGACGAGGACTTCGCGCAATGCATGAGCGCGGCGAGCTGAGAGCCGATGGTGATCCGGACGGCCTCGCGCTTGCGCTGCTGACCGCCCTTCAGGGCGGCCTTCTTCTTACGAAGGTCCGCAGGGAGACGAGTCCACTCGAAGCGGGATTGGACGCCATGCTCGCGCACATCCGCTCGTTCATTGTCTGA
- a CDS encoding helix-turn-helix domain-containing protein, protein MFKVINGGVKTMGITDFHQNFNLVFDGLQLYRQTGNRTERMKLHSQMGEGSIHRLVPRADLGMAIAEFKLHNNQTVDLHTETAMVELSCCLQGTREVHVSGVQYQVTPGSYALQFANPARSSMHFGSDQAFHVLSIGIPISTFHHFMEDVGGARSVDFHRIIGGQSYRMFQETMDPVAVVLLKKMLDSARGQGTRNLEIECGILELMSRAFRTFLLNDKPVSTKLSKTDRAKIEQAKEIVLARMAAPPSLIELSRLIGLNDYKLKMGFKEINGTTVFGYLRDQRLEKAYRLLEKGNTSVLEVSYAVGYSNPSYFAEAFREKYGVNPGAFVRRS, encoded by the coding sequence ATGTTCAAGGTCATTAACGGGGGTGTGAAAACGATGGGGATTACCGACTTTCATCAGAACTTTAATCTTGTCTTCGATGGGCTCCAATTATACAGACAGACGGGTAACCGAACAGAACGGATGAAGCTTCATTCACAGATGGGGGAGGGCTCCATTCATCGCTTAGTGCCCCGTGCAGATCTAGGGATGGCGATCGCTGAGTTTAAGCTGCACAACAATCAAACGGTGGATCTTCACACAGAAACGGCTATGGTTGAACTGAGCTGCTGCTTACAAGGTACAAGAGAAGTCCATGTCTCCGGTGTTCAATATCAGGTGACCCCTGGAAGCTATGCTCTTCAATTTGCCAATCCTGCAAGGTCTAGTATGCATTTTGGCAGTGATCAAGCTTTTCACGTGCTAAGCATCGGTATTCCCATCTCAACATTTCATCATTTTATGGAGGATGTTGGCGGCGCGCGATCGGTCGACTTCCACCGAATCATCGGGGGGCAGTCCTATCGTATGTTCCAGGAAACCATGGATCCAGTGGCGGTCGTCCTTCTCAAGAAGATGTTGGATTCTGCCAGAGGGCAGGGTACGCGAAATCTTGAGATAGAGTGCGGAATACTAGAACTGATGTCCCGTGCCTTCCGTACCTTCTTATTAAACGATAAGCCGGTATCGACCAAGCTGTCCAAGACCGATAGGGCAAAAATCGAACAAGCAAAAGAAATTGTTTTGGCAAGGATGGCAGCACCCCCTTCACTGATAGAACTATCCCGTTTGATTGGCTTGAATGACTACAAATTAAAAATGGGCTTTAAAGAAATAAACGGCACAACGGTGTTCGGTTACCTGAGGGATCAGCGTCTGGAGAAAGCGTATCGTCTGTTGGAGAAGGGCAACACCAGCGTGCTTGAGGTGTCTTATGCGGTGGGTTATTCGAATCCCAGCTATTTCGCGGAAGCTTTTCGGGAAAAATACGGCGTCAACCCCGGCGCATTCGTTCGGCGTTCGTGA
- a CDS encoding peroxiredoxin-like family protein, whose amino-acid sequence MANSQNPKLKDELEAMTKHGIEVLPKEVIEAFEQSIQGLRDSGIAKGLVVGAKAPDFTLDNQTGKSITLSEENAKGPVILTFYRGEWCPFCNLELRAYQRIMDSIHEADAQLLAISPQTPDHSLNFQEKNELSFHVLSDLRNQIAEKYQLIFKLPDNLHEIYRSLGFALEEFNGNDSWELPVPATYVIDKQGIIRMASVNPDYRTRMEPVEVLNFLRSL is encoded by the coding sequence ATGGCAAATTCACAAAATCCGAAATTGAAAGACGAACTGGAAGCTATGACGAAACATGGAATAGAAGTTCTCCCTAAGGAGGTCATAGAGGCCTTCGAGCAATCGATCCAAGGGCTCCGGGACTCAGGCATCGCCAAGGGTTTGGTAGTAGGGGCAAAGGCTCCTGATTTCACCTTGGATAATCAGACGGGGAAATCCATTACCTTATCTGAGGAAAATGCGAAGGGACCCGTCATCCTCACCTTCTATCGCGGAGAATGGTGCCCGTTTTGCAATTTGGAGTTAAGAGCGTATCAGCGAATTATGGACAGCATTCACGAAGCCGATGCACAACTGTTGGCTATTAGTCCCCAAACTCCAGACCACTCATTGAACTTTCAGGAGAAGAATGAGTTAAGCTTTCACGTTTTGAGTGATTTGCGCAATCAGATAGCAGAGAAGTATCAGCTCATATTTAAGCTCCCGGACAATCTGCATGAAATCTACCGATCGCTCGGTTTCGCCTTGGAAGAATTTAACGGTAATGATTCCTGGGAACTTCCTGTACCTGCAACTTATGTCATTGATAAGCAGGGGATTATCCGTATGGCAAGCGTGAACCCCGATTACAGAACACGGATGGAGCCTGTTGAAGTATTGAACTTTCTCCGTTCCTTGTAG
- a CDS encoding SRPBCC family protein, with amino-acid sequence MSSMLSIDKQREIVATKETVWHVLTNPDFIKQWLGVTMKTNWIVGQPISFSFTWEGKAFEDKGHLLELEAPKVFSYNYWSGFSGTDDNPENYSVIRFTLLNQDNNTILKLKHSNFSTGTMYEHSDKNWEETLDSIKKIAEREFFVD; translated from the coding sequence ATGAGCAGCATGTTATCTATTGACAAGCAAAGAGAAATTGTTGCAACAAAAGAGACTGTTTGGCATGTACTTACAAACCCTGATTTTATTAAACAATGGCTGGGAGTCACCATGAAGACCAATTGGATAGTAGGCCAGCCGATTTCCTTTTCCTTCACTTGGGAAGGCAAAGCGTTCGAAGATAAAGGACACCTCTTAGAGTTGGAAGCTCCCAAAGTTTTCTCCTATAACTACTGGAGCGGTTTCTCCGGGACCGACGATAACCCAGAAAACTATTCAGTCATCAGATTTACGTTGTTGAACCAAGATAACAATACGATATTGAAATTAAAACACAGTAATTTTTCTACTGGGACTATGTACGAACATTCAGATAAGAACTGGGAAGAAACATTAGACAGTATAAAGAAAATAGCTGAAAGAGAATTTTTCGTCGATTGA